The sequence gttataacgttcgtgaatcatcagacaaactaggtggtcaaatgttaacacaaaatccgtttcaattaatcaagtcttaacaagtttgattgcttaacatgttggaaacatttagtcatgtaaatatcaatttcatttaatatatgtaaacatggaaaagttcgggtcactacagttactcTTGAGAAACTCTTTTCAAAGAAAAATACCGCAAGGTTACAATTCTTAGAAAACGAGTTAGCAAACTCAAGACAAGAAGGTATGTCAATTTCTGAATAATTCTTACGGGTTAAAAGCCTTTGTTCCGAAATTTCAGAAATTGATGACAAAGAGAAAATCAGCGAATCTCGTTTGCGTCGGTACTTGATTCgtggtttgaagaaagagtatgtccCGTTCATAACCTCTATCCAGGGGTGGACTACTCAACCTTCGATTGAAGAATTAGAGAATCTTGTCTCTAACCAAGAAGCTTTGGCTAAGCAAATGGCCAAGAGTTTTGAGTCCGATGCGGTGTTGTTCTCGAAAGGAAAGAACAAGAAGAAGTTTTCATCCAGTAAAGACGACAACAAGGAAGATTCATTCCGGAAGAAGAATAAGGAAGAGTCGtcaagtgatgatgaaagtgaacaCAAAGGAAGGAAACCTCCCACATGTTACTAATGTGGAATGGTTGGTCATATTAAGAGATTTTGTCGTTCTAAAGTCACAAAAGCAAACGTGACTTGTTCAAAcaacgatgatgatgaagtgaAATGGGAGCAACGTTTTAACGTTGACACGGTTAGGAAGACGGATCAATGGGATTTTGATTCGGGTAGCTCTCATTGTATGACCGGTGATGAAACTATTCTTCGTGATAAGAAGATTGTTGGCGGTATTCTTTTCGCAAAAGAAAAGAAAGATTCAAGTGTTGATGAAAGTTGGGAGCACTGTCTTTCTATCGAAGTTGATGATTCGGTTGGAACTTCTCATGGTGAAAGTTCTTCACAAATTTCAGAATCACGCAATTATGATGCTGAAAATAGAGTCGGAAATGAAGAAGTAGGTGATAAACCGAAGGAAAGAAAATCAACAAAGGAGGATAGACAACTCGGGCATCTCAACGACAATGCGATGGAAATCAACAAGGTTTTTTCATGTTCATCTTCAGAGGTCATTTCCGAGGAACTGACAAGTTACAAGGAAGCCAAATATTCTCCGGATCGGAGAATAGCAATGCAAAAGAAGAATGATGCATTGAAGAAGATTGGAACATGTGAGTTTGATAAGAAACCGGAAGCAAATAATCCGGTTACTTGTAAGTGGGCTAACCTTTTAAAGAAGAACTCATATGGAACCATTCATAGGTTCAAGGCTTGGTTTAGTGATGATCTTTCGGTTCATTGTAAAATGAAGAATCTGTGGGAGATTGGTTGTTTTCTAGGGGTGGAAACCGGTAAGCTAGAAGACGGATTTTTAATCTCTTATAAGGATTATGCAAGGGGTATCTTGGAGCATTTCAACATGGAGGAGTCAAGACACATGACTACTTCAATGGAACCAAACCTCAAGCAAGAGAAAGATTGTGGAAAGGAGCCAAAAGAGTTTACTTGGTTAAAGAGATTGATTGGTGATATACTTCAACAAGTATATTGTGTTGTTAAACTGAATTGTGACTATAAAAGTGCAATCAAGGTAGTTCGGATTCTGTTTTTTGTTCACGTGTTAAGCATATAGAAATCACTACAAAAAAGTTTACGATTGTTGACGATTTTTACACCTTTTATTGACGCTTAAAACCCCATGAAATAAATTTCTTGACGCTTGTATCTTGTGTGGAAAAAATGGGTGTCAGAAAACTTCAAAAGTTTCTAACGGTTGTTAATGTTAAAAAACACTTGATTTTATGACGCTTTCACTTGTTAACAAATAATCAGTTTTTAACTCTTACACATGTGGGAAAGCAATTCACTTTTTGACGGTTTTAGTTGTCACTATGATATTCACTTTTCACGCTTGCATTTGTCAAGAAGTTCAATTTTTTTAACGCTTTTACTAGTCATTAAATTAAATAACCAATCTATTTACAGTAAAAACAGTAACAAAGCGTTAAAAAACTTCAAAATCTACACATTCTggataaattaaaattatatattttaatttaattatatttacattaattatttattttattattatatatagtatagatagatattatattatactccatattatattttatttaccaaCATCAACATCACATATACATAACTCAGTTAAGTTTCTGAAATTCATTAATAACAATTACATACAACAAACAACCAATTTCAACTATGATACAACAAACAACCAATTTCAACTATGATACAACAAACAACCAATTTCAACTCATAACAAAAACAAACCAAATGTCTAAAAATCTCCTCCACAAAATTTGTATTAACTAATTATCATATAAACTGCATCAATGTAACTCATCTCCCTGCACCAAATTAAAAAACATTAAATTAGTCTAACAAAGCATCTACAATCCAATGTGAACAAGGAAGTCGATAATGGTTCGAACAAATTAGTAGTCTGAATGTTGACCAAATGGTATTTGACATGAATAGTTGCAAGCCTAATGCAGACCATTCTCAAACGCTGCAACACGAGTCTGAAAAATGAAGCATATCGAGTGAATATCATGATTAAGCATTAAATATAGTACTTATATACTGTATATATAAAAGGGCTTAAGACAAAACCCTTGTTCGCGATATTTCTCCCAGTATCGTTGGAGGTGCTGTATAGAACCTGTTCTCGATGTAGAACTATAAACACCTTGAAAATCAGTTCTAAACACCCTAAGCTCTCTCGTACATTCATTGATTTTTAAAGCAAAAGATGATCAATTATTAATgtttactattattatcgttattagcaTGATGCAGCTATAAGCTTACCAATTTTAGTTTTTACTTAATAGTGCTAGTTACATCTAAACTTGCAACATGATTATAACTTAtatttctttgcatttatttttttcttttgtttgaaCTGTTGACACTACCAAGTACTATGAGCCATCATTCTGATCCTAACAAAACCATATCTCATACTATGAGCCATCATTCTGATCCTAATAAAACCATGTTCTGACCCATATTTGATCAAGGCATACCTCAAATGATGGATACTGCAACAAGCGTTAAACCGTCCCGTATGCCGTTTTTTGCAAAAATATttgaaacaataaaaaaaaatctaCTAGAGAAAACATGAAAATCAAACTAGTCTTTAAAAGCTAGTTTACGGTAAGAAATATTACCGTATTACTTATACTATACATTCTGTAATCTACGAAAGGTAGTTTACGCTAATCAGGAGCCCACACATCATTGACAATGGCAACTTTAAGATAACTTCTAGTTCAATAGCATAAATATAAGGTTTACATAGTAGAATACAAATCACTATATCACACCAAGCTGTAGATAAAGAAACTGATCATAATGCCAGTGTGAATTCCTAACACATAAGCTAACTAGTAACATTAACaaatataatcataatcattacAAAATACTTATAAATTCAGACTACCTTAGCTTCCATTCTTTAACATATACTAATAGAatcaaagttaaaaaaaaaaaaaaactcatgtcTCCATATTTGAAAGTGTTATGTTTTATATGAGTATAAATGCAGCTTTTGTTCATGATTTCACCTAAATAACCTGAAGATGTCCAATTACCATAATTGCACATGTTTAAAACTTCAATTAACAGAATAACATTATATTATATTGATAAGATAATAAGCACTTACCAAATATATGTAATTGAGATTATAACAATAGCAGAATGCAGGTCCGTGTAACAGGAAAAAATACCATAAACAACAATGCATCAAGCTCATTTCATCAAAAATTGATCAAAATGCGCCTTTCTTATATCATCTGTATTATCTGCAACAACAAGCAAAGGTGACGAAACCTCAAAATACGTTACAAACAATAACAAATACAATAGCAGATGTGTAAATTATACCACGTATGAGATTATTTGATAGATGAATTGATAAAACCCTAACCAATTGATAGATATAATGAGCTCGTGAAACCCTAACTTACATGTGAATAAAATCGACGCTTAAATCAATCGTTGAAGAAGCCAAACTAATCGTGTGTTTGTGAATCGGTGAAAATAATCAGCAGAGACGAACAATCAAGTGTGAAACGAACGAATCTATAGCGTGTATCTGTGAATCGGTGAAATGTGTGTGACCTAGAATGAGTAAACCATTTGTGCTTGAAAGTGGATTTAGGGTTCTAAATAATTTGCGCCGAACTAATGGATCTGGATCTGGATCTGGCCAAACGTTTATGTTTAACGCTGAATTTTTTTCATGGGTGTCAATATAATTGATTCTAGGAGGGACCGTCGATTTTTCAGTGTCAATTTTTGAAACTGAAATTGACCGACAGTGTGTAAGGTGGAGGTGTTCGATTTTAGtgtctattttttatttttattttttttaaattgaattttaaatattgtatttaactaatttaatataaaaacaaaataattgattaaaattcataaaataaactattacattaattaaaattcataaaataaaccattacatttattaaaattcataaaataaactaaTACGTAATAAAATTCATAGGTCGTCACGAAGATCCACAAATGTTCAACCAAATCAGATCGTATGCCTTCATGCACTTCTCTATCACGTAACCCCCTCGTTCTTCTTGCTCGAGCGTCGCACCTATCGATCCACGTACGTTGTATATGTTGGACGGGCTCAACTACCCAATCATTCTCAGCAAGGTTGTATCCATTGTCTTCGATAATGATGTTGTGTATCACGATGCAGGTGTACATTAGTTGTCTCATTATATTCACCTCGTAAGCTCGTGCGGGTTGCTGAAGAATATGCCAACGGCCTTGTAGGATCCCAAACGTTCTTTCAACATCCTTGCGAGCACTCGCTTGTTTCTTTGTAAAGTAAGTACGTTTTTCGTCAACGGCACTTGAAAATCCCTTAACAAATGCCGCCCAAGTTGGGTAAATACCGTCAGCTAAATAATACCCCCTGCTATAATGAACCCCGTTTATTTGATAAGGAACGTCAGACATTTCCTCATTAAGCATTGAGTTGAACAAATCACTAGTGTTTAGCACATTAATATCGTTGTTTGAACCCGCTACACCAAAATACGCATGCCAAATCCAATTATCATACGAGGCGACCGCTTCAAGCATAATAGTTGGGTAATCATTCATAATTCTAAGAAAAACACGTCGCCGCATTCAAAATCTTCGTTTGAAATTATCAGCCGAATATTTGCAACCCTCGTTAAAATAATCGTCCATCAAACGATCATGTGCTTCATAATGATTTCGACGTATATAACGACgtgagttaacttcttcttcaccgGATAAATTTTCAATTACGTTTATTGTGTACTTCGTGAACGAGTCGCCTGAAGAACTCGAAGAAGACGATATATTTTGGGAAAAAGATTAAAAAAATTGATGAATAAAGATATAAAATGTGGTGAAAGGTGAATAATGAGTGTGTGTGCTAAAATGTTAAAATGTAGTGTTATTTATAGTGTAAAAaggggaagaaaaaaaaaagaaaaaagataaAAACCAAAACTAGCCGTTAAACGGCTAGTTTTTTCAAAATCCAAACAATTGATCCGTTGGAACTCAGCGTCGGATTGTGGAGGTTGGAAATCGACGGCGGGATCGACGCCTTGCCGGTGTCGACCGACCGTCGATCCCGGCGTCGATTTTGGGTTGACGGTCGATTTCAGAGTGGACACCGAGTGCTCTAAGTAATGGTTTTTTTTCTCCTCCTTTTTGACGCTTTCAACACCAACTAATTAATTGTATTTTGACATGTGTAACTAATCtatctatatagtctaataaacctttaaaataatgatgtcatcattaagcttaattttcataatgatgatttataattttatattaatttaatttaaaaaataatacgaaatctttacAAAAAGAAATATTAATCTTtccaaaattgtaattttatttttctaaaaaaaaatttaaaagtcatttattattattaattattattattgattattattattattattaaaaatataaatataaatacttaactttgagcgaactttatattTGTAAAATTAACGACATGTTccttagtcggaatccgtggttccacggggcaataaactaaatgactttaacatttacattcacttaatacgtaaaacatatcattaaactgtttcgtttaaacaaacccgtgtttcAACGGGTCTTGATTTTATTTTTGAACCTTTGACATGTCATCGATGTTTTGCTTTTTGACACGTTTACACGCCACAATCTCTTCATCACATGCAAGTGTCCAAATCTTTTATACACGTCTAAGCAATTTTTTTTTACTAGCATAATCGTCAAACACTAAATAAATCTTTCACGCATGTACGAAGCGTTAAAAAATAAACGTCAAAAAACAGACTTTTTTTGTAGTGAATGATTTGTTGGTTTATTCGTGAAAAGGTTCGTAGCGGAGATATCAAGCTCACAAATGTAAAGACGGATGATGTTTTTACTAAAGCTTTGATGAAGACCAAGTTTCTGGAATTTCGAGAGGCGCTAGGGATTTTTGATCGGGAGTTTGCactaagggggagtgttaaaatgttAGTGCACAACTCAAGTGGCTCAACTTGCTCAACTTGATTCATGGCTCTATTGCTCAAGTTGCCCAACTTGTCCAAATGAGTTTCTACTATAATGACAAAATATGGTGAAGGTGTTTAGTGGGCAACTTGACATTATCTTTTATGGCATACTTGCATAATCAAGTTGTCTATTTCCTTGTTTTATTAGGTCTAGTTGTTGGTGTGTTCAATGTATGCTAGTTGTCATATTGGTGTGTTCTCATGTATGCTAGTTGTCAACTAGCTTTACTAGTGGGTTTAGTTGTTGGTATGTTATGATTATGTTTttgctttgtttttttttttttttttttgtaacagcgattgggatcacccgagggggactaaaccacccgttgcgatcatctcacgtttcgactatgccgatgcagcgataataaccccgcccccatcgctgcccgggaggaaaccatgaaaccgatccaagggcacggtcaagtaaaacccccctcccctttaccccccaaaagATACGAGAAAGGTGTCATGGGTgtatacttcatggcagggatgaaattgtgtttttaatatgtagccaacggggggtcgaactcctgacatcccctaaaggaggcaggccaccaaccgctggaccatttgaaatcaatccaacacatttaatattttatattcttGTTCATATTGTTTACTTAACCTTTCATTTATAGTAAATAACTTGTTGTTTTAAAAAGTCCACAAAATCATTATGTTCCGAAGCCGATTCCACCAAAACTGTAGACGTAGATTtacggatcttaggtcgcttgctaaCAATCCTAGAGGCTGAATACACTAGAATtgggttaaaccgagatatgggtcgtatcGGGATCGATTAGATCAAACCTAGATAGTATactagattagatcgacacctaAACGAAGTATTTCGGTGGTATATCGTGTTAGGGTACCGGAGAGACAAAAACCAGTCGACTATGGTTATTAGAATGTGTAACTCTACAAAGGAGAaacaaacccgtatatatactaagtatcagacacactcggtcgagtgtgtctctcagtcggtcgactgtcttacacagtcggtcgagtgtgtgaacacactcggtcgactgtgtatgtTTATTAACATATTGATCATTGATCATTTAAATAATAAAGCACACACAAACACAAACGTAATCAATAGTCACATGTAATAGTTATTACATAATCAAATGTATTAAACGTCGAAATaatctacggctggggattcatgcaccaacaaaaaCTTTTGCCTAAGTAGTTAATACCCTAATACAAAAACTTATACCTACTACGGAGTACAATTTAAAACATGTTTCACGCATAAATTCAAACCGTATGTGGGGTATCACCCTAAGCCATGTGACATACTTGGTAGATAATGTGTTTATAGTTATACAAATATTTATAATCACATGCATTTAAAAATCTTCATCTACAACCTTATCAATACAGTACTCAAACTTGTCAAATATGAACTCGTAGCTGAGATCTAATAATGGACGTTTGAGGTATATTCATGTACGAGTTGTACATTACATGTATACGATATGCATGGTGAAGCACATAACTTCTTAAGTACTGGTGTCACAGTTAAATCTTTTAATTACTAtacattataatttataattatatggACTATTGCTATTTTATCTTGATGGCCGTCCTAATGTTTAGCTAAAAGCTAGAAAGAAGTTATGGGAGTGAGGTCCTTGTCCTGGCCTACTCTCTTGCCTCGGTTCATTTGTGACGTTTTCTTGCTTCGTGACCGAGGTGGGGAGGTACAGGTAGATAATGGTTGTCGTTTCTTCCCGTGGGCTAGCTACCAAACCTTAGCTACAATAGCTACATTGTACCTCCTTAGTCGGTAGCCAGTAGCCAGTTGGGCGGCAGTTTGGTTTGGTTTggttggtttgttgtggtggtggttggcGTTTTACTGATCACCTTGTCGCTGTTTGTTAGCTTCGTTATAATTGTTTAGCATTGTCGGTAATTTATTTAATTTCCGTTTGTTATAGCTTAGTCTTGTTTTATATATCCATGTTGAACGTGTTTTTACCCTGTTGGTGAGATCATTTTGTTTAGGTTGGCTAGGGCTATGTTTGAATTCTTTTGCATCGCTGATGTTTGGATCTGCTTTAATGTTAATAtattttttcaaaaaaataaaacaTTAAGAATTTCTTAATCTTAAATGGTTGCCACAAGATTTCTTCTTCACGGCTACTTCTTTCCACACCAAtcaatatgaaaaaaaaaaaataataataataaataaataaataaataaagatatcttACTCCACGTACTCGTAATATTGGAATGTTGTATAATTTATTTTTATTCGTATTTTCCCTTTATACATACTAATACCCAAGGTtgaagaattcggatctcggggagatctcgtttggactttttagggatatctcggcatctcggacgttgacttacgttgactttatagttttttgataaaaatatacataaaaacataaatatatgtatatttatatactttttacgagattttacaaaaatatccgagaaatgagcgagaaaatcttagaaattacgaattttacaagaaaatcttacaaattagcaagaaaagccGAGAAATCGTGCCTTCgattaagtttgaccccgttgaccgagaaatctcgggagatgaacatctcgtatcggttgccttctaaaaacgagatctcggaggagatctcggggagatctcgggagatttacaacactgctaaTACCATACTTAACTGGTACCGTACCGTTACAATCGGTACGATATTTGGTACTTAAATAATTAAGAATTTTAAATACAATACTTGCTGTATGGTATCGGTATTTACCGGATTTGATACTGGTCTAGATGGTGTAAAATTGGTGAATGGCTAAATGTTAAAAGCAAAACTATTGCATAGTTAAAAGTTATATTTTCCTCTGTTGAGTACTTCGTATAATGTACATCTATACTATACTAAACTATATGTTGTTTGTTAACTTTTATTGAATGTGTTACAAGTTTTAGACATGCACTCACAGTTTTATAGTGCGGACATGTTGTAGTAATTTTCATAATGTTGTACCTTTACTAGTACGTTTATTGAATTCTATAATATTGTTTACACTGATTGCATATGTTTTAAATGATAAGTTTAGGAGTAACTAATTTTGTTACTCCGTATATCATTATCTACCACTAGCTTTTGAGTT comes from Rutidosis leptorrhynchoides isolate AG116_Rl617_1_P2 chromosome 4, CSIRO_AGI_Rlap_v1, whole genome shotgun sequence and encodes:
- the LOC139840451 gene encoding uncharacterized protein is translated as MNDYPTIMLEAVASYDNWIWHAYFGVAGSNNDINVLNTSDLFNSMLNEEMSDVPYQINGVHYSRGYYLADGIYPTWAAFVKGFSSAVDEKRTYFTKKQASARKDVERTFGILQGRWHILQQPARAYELSPSNIYNVRGSIGATLEQEERGGYVIEKCMKAYDLIWLNICGSS